In one Haemophilus parainfluenzae genomic region, the following are encoded:
- the murB gene encoding UDP-N-acetylmuramate dehydrogenase has protein sequence MQSLQPFHTFNIPANAREIIEATSIEQIQQAWQKAKAEKLPVLFLGQGSNMLFLEDFQGVVIVNRLSGIQHTEDSDYHYLHVNGGENWHQLVEWSLSQRINGLENLALIPGCAGSAPIQNIGAYGVEFKDVCDYVDVLNLNTGEQFRLQASECEFGYRESIFKHRYAQGYVITAVGLKLAKNWQPILKYGSLVNFDPQTVTAKQVFDEVCHIRRSKLPDPKEFGNAGSFFKNPVVSAEQFVKIQKQVENLPHFPQPDGSVKLAAGWLIDQCHLKGFQIGGAAVHQQQALVLINKGNATGQDVVKLAHHIRQTVADKFGVYLQPEVRFMGANGEVNSEQAIS, from the coding sequence ATGCAAAGTTTACAACCGTTTCACACCTTCAATATTCCAGCAAATGCACGTGAAATTATTGAAGCCACATCGATTGAACAAATCCAACAAGCTTGGCAAAAGGCGAAAGCTGAAAAGCTACCAGTCTTATTTTTAGGTCAAGGCAGCAATATGCTGTTTTTAGAAGATTTCCAAGGTGTTGTAATTGTTAACCGTTTATCGGGTATTCAACATACAGAAGATAGCGATTACCATTATTTGCATGTTAATGGTGGCGAAAATTGGCATCAGTTGGTGGAATGGTCGCTTTCACAAAGAATTAATGGTTTAGAAAATCTTGCACTCATTCCAGGCTGTGCCGGCTCCGCACCAATTCAAAATATCGGTGCGTATGGCGTAGAGTTTAAAGATGTGTGCGATTATGTGGATGTGTTGAATCTTAACACGGGCGAACAATTCCGTTTGCAGGCGAGCGAATGTGAATTTGGTTACCGTGAAAGTATTTTCAAACATCGCTATGCGCAGGGTTATGTGATAACGGCTGTTGGATTGAAATTAGCGAAAAATTGGCAACCGATTTTAAAATATGGCTCATTAGTGAATTTTGATCCTCAAACGGTAACGGCAAAACAAGTGTTTGATGAAGTGTGCCATATTCGCCGTAGCAAATTACCCGATCCAAAAGAATTTGGTAATGCGGGCAGTTTCTTCAAAAATCCTGTGGTGAGTGCAGAACAATTTGTGAAAATCCAAAAACAGGTCGAAAATCTACCGCACTTTCCACAACCGGATGGCTCTGTGAAACTTGCTGCGGGTTGGTTAATCGATCAGTGCCATTTAAAAGGTTTTCAAATCGGTGGTGCAGCTGTTCATCAACAACAAGCGTTAGTACTGATTAATAAAGGTAATGCCACAGGTCAGGATGTTGTGAAGCTTGCGCATCATATCCGTCAAACCGTGGCAGATAAATTTGGTGTGTATTTACAGCCAGAGGTACGCTTTATGGGCGCAAATGGCGAAGTGAATTCAGAGCAAGCCATCAGTTAA
- a CDS encoding DUF2322 family protein → MNFKDILETLPSIDHLTGLDVLNGETVIYHIPAAPGKLGSLRLYHALAEKFNGKLDRTSAQQGIEWFAEHVEDAKKNPGKHPNIDLLFKVTAEDVIYSLVPLK, encoded by the coding sequence ATGAACTTTAAAGACATTTTAGAGACTTTACCAAGCATTGATCATCTAACAGGTTTAGACGTATTAAACGGTGAAACAGTGATTTATCATATTCCCGCTGCGCCAGGTAAGCTTGGCTCGCTCCGTCTTTATCATGCGTTAGCAGAAAAATTTAATGGGAAATTAGACCGCACTTCTGCGCAGCAAGGCATTGAATGGTTTGCCGAACATGTTGAAGATGCGAAGAAAAATCCTGGCAAACACCCGAATATTGATTTATTGTTTAAGGTAACGGCGGAGGATGTCATTTATTCGCTTGTGCCATTAAAATAA
- the rpoH gene encoding RNA polymerase sigma factor RpoH, producing MNKETQMMLVPQGSIEGYIRAANEYPMLTAEEEKSLAERLYYDGDIEAAKKLVLSHLRFVIHVARGYSGYGLPQADLIQEGNIGLMKAVKRFNPEVGVRLVSFAVHWIKAEIHEYVLRNWRIVKVATTKAQRKLFFNLRKTKQRLGWFNENEVDMVANELGVSKEDVIEMESRMTGADVGFDLPTDDDDEAYVPSLYLEDKSSNFAAELESENFEEQATEKLGTALANLDERSQEIIKARWLDDDKATLHDLAAKYNVSAERIRQLEANALKKLKSAVDF from the coding sequence ATGAATAAAGAAACTCAAATGATGTTAGTACCTCAAGGTAGCATCGAAGGTTATATTCGAGCAGCAAACGAATATCCGATGCTAACTGCAGAGGAAGAAAAAAGCTTAGCAGAACGTTTGTATTATGACGGTGATATTGAAGCAGCGAAAAAATTAGTTTTATCACACTTACGTTTTGTTATTCATGTTGCGCGTGGTTATTCTGGTTATGGATTGCCACAAGCAGATTTAATTCAAGAAGGTAATATCGGATTAATGAAAGCGGTAAAACGTTTTAATCCGGAAGTAGGCGTTCGCCTTGTATCTTTTGCGGTGCACTGGATCAAAGCTGAAATCCACGAATATGTCCTTCGTAACTGGCGTATTGTGAAAGTCGCGACCACAAAAGCACAACGTAAATTGTTCTTTAACCTACGTAAAACCAAACAACGTTTAGGTTGGTTCAATGAAAACGAAGTGGATATGGTGGCGAATGAGCTTGGCGTGTCAAAAGAAGATGTCATCGAAATGGAATCCCGTATGACAGGGGCTGATGTCGGCTTTGATTTGCCAACAGACGATGACGATGAGGCTTATGTACCTTCTTTATATTTAGAAGATAAAAGCTCAAACTTTGCGGCAGAACTTGAAAGTGAAAACTTTGAAGAACAAGCCACAGAAAAATTAGGTACAGCGTTAGCTAATCTTGATGAACGTAGCCAAGAGATTATCAAAGCACGTTGGTTAGATGATGATAAAGCCACCCTTCACGATCTTGCAGCAAAATATAATGTGTCTGCAGAACGTATTCGTCAGCTTGAAGCCAACGCACTGAAAAAACTTAAAAGTGCGGTTGATTTCTAA
- the plsY gene encoding glycerol-3-phosphate 1-O-acyltransferase PlsY translates to MSLFALFYMIFAYLLGSISSAILICKVAGLPDPRKNGSHNPGATNVLRIGGRWAALTVLICDILKGMLPVWAGYYLGLTQFELGMVALGACLGHIFPIFFQFKGGKGVATAFGAIAPISWGVAGSTLGTWLLVFLISRYSSLSAVITALLVPFYVWWLKPEFTFPVALVCCLLIYRHHDNIQRLWRGQEDKMWGKSKKK, encoded by the coding sequence ATGAGCCTATTTGCCCTTTTTTATATGATTTTTGCTTATTTACTGGGTTCGATTTCCAGTGCAATTTTGATTTGTAAGGTAGCAGGCTTGCCTGACCCGCGAAAAAATGGCTCTCATAACCCTGGTGCGACCAATGTATTGCGTATTGGCGGACGTTGGGCGGCTCTCACAGTATTAATTTGCGATATTTTAAAAGGGATGTTACCGGTTTGGGCGGGGTATTATTTAGGGCTCACGCAATTTGAATTAGGCATGGTGGCATTAGGCGCATGTTTAGGCCATATTTTCCCTATTTTCTTTCAGTTTAAAGGCGGGAAAGGTGTCGCGACCGCATTCGGTGCGATTGCGCCCATCTCTTGGGGCGTCGCCGGTTCAACGCTAGGCACTTGGTTGCTAGTATTCCTAATTAGCCGTTATTCCTCATTAAGTGCGGTTATCACTGCACTTCTTGTACCGTTTTATGTTTGGTGGCTTAAACCTGAATTTACCTTCCCCGTTGCCTTAGTTTGTTGCTTACTAATTTATCGCCACCACGACAATATTCAACGCTTATGGCGAGGCCAAGAAGATAAAATGTGGGGAAAATCTAAAAAGAAATAA
- the folB gene encoding dihydroneopterin aldolase: MDRIFIEELVVFAQIGVYDWEQQIKQKLVFDLEMAWDCQKAAETDDVQYCLNYAEVSQFILDYVQAKPFLLIERVAYEVAEQLQQRFGISWLRLKLSKPKAVAQASNVGIIVERGELK; this comes from the coding sequence ATGGATCGTATTTTTATTGAAGAATTAGTGGTCTTCGCACAAATCGGTGTGTATGACTGGGAGCAACAAATCAAACAAAAGCTCGTTTTTGATTTGGAAATGGCATGGGATTGTCAAAAAGCCGCAGAAACGGATGATGTGCAATACTGCCTTAATTATGCCGAAGTGAGCCAATTTATTTTAGATTATGTTCAAGCTAAGCCATTTTTATTGATTGAGCGTGTGGCTTATGAAGTAGCAGAGCAATTACAACAACGTTTTGGGATTTCATGGTTACGTCTCAAATTAAGCAAACCCAAAGCGGTTGCTCAAGCAAGTAATGTGGGGATCATTGTAGAGCGCGGTGAGTTGAAATAA